The genomic region ATCTTTAAGTCATTGATCCGATCGAGATATTTCCTAAGACGTGCTGATTCTTTCGAAATATTCCGGGACTTGGTACGAAACCAACCCAAAGGAGACAAGAAGACGTTCCCAAAACCCAAGTCCACCTTGACCTAAAAGTTCCCCCAAAATTATTAACTAAATAAAGTGATCAAGAGTATTGATAAAGAgaatgaccgtattgcattgtaatcctaaactgaataggttctccacctcttctacTTAGCTTAGGTAGCCATGGCATGCTGCTaggtgtcattcatggtttttggaagccctgaagatgtataatcactaaagtaagtttcaattcttTGTAAGAGTTTTAGTCACCCATTGCTTTGCTAAATATAATCCAATGGATTGCACACTGTATAAGATAATGATTGAAGAATATAACGGAGTGAAGTAAGgacaattaaataatttaattgttTATAGTTAGGATTAATTAATGTGACAACCCgctccaaattttacgtttttattttattttaaaagcgtgaatttacgaaattgccttagaggcaaggacttttgacttccgttgaccatcgacttgagagatgtgagacttattcttttagcatatcctcgtagtactcgttggtacgaacgtataggcgaaagccgtttgcgagtccggattataacggtatagttacggacgttcgaaattggttattcaaggtttagtgttaattaaattaaatccccactttgtggggtgaAGCCAAAAATcagaaaggagaaaaaaaaaaaaaaaaaaaaggaaagaaagaaaaaaaaaaaaagggggggaaAAGCTCCCGTGGGTTCCGTCTGTACACCTCTCCAACTACCCATCTttcaaggccgattccggccaactccgatggagtttttcgatgccaccaccaccatattgaagctctcattcccctctacaaaacccacccaagaaccaccttgattaaccatgggatGTGGCGGTTTGaagccacgaaagttgacgaaaatcaatagtgCTCCGGCCACTCTTTTCGATTTTCCAGCAAATCgacaaagcgatggccgatgccaccacttgggctttgtagttcatcatcccaggagcaaaacccaaccaaccttgaccccgttggacgaccgtagacgacgaatcgacgtcgggaagttttaggcacccgccggctttgtgggaaaaattgaccatcttccgtccacttttcgacttcgtggcaggtatgaaagttgctccactcactgagatcttcatttctgtgaagtttgagaattttttgaaatagttggattttccggcgagtcggggcagCCGACCGCCACCTGCGGCGGCGAGTGCGGTGGcccgtggccagtgggccgccaatgctatttttaggatatgtcgaatgtcttgaattcagttttattatttgaatgacataggttgatcgttggaacctaaattcgttacgatacgttgtttgatgaaaatgtgaatcgacgatccgaccgttggatcgtcaccaaacttggatacattataatacataatatttaaagatcataggaatttatggatcgggaatccgatgtacggatcttcccgaattgaatttgtaagttagtaaaataaatgttcacgttcacttggttttgggcaaatggtggagatccaaccgttggatagtaatgaaattttaatatgttattctagaaacatattgtggattgTTAGGAGTTGCAGATTGGAAAtttgatatgcggatcttccaaaTCGAGctatacagggttgtagaccctaccgtcgatctttgatcgacggttgacttttggtcaatgggtctcaaattattcttgaaggtccttgaggatatgttttatgtaaattatgtattttatCGGTAAAAactttgagacgtgatttgataattggtcgcAAGCGACGATAGATCGTGATGTCTCGATGTGCGTGCAAgataatcatagcgtggactctaggtgagtgggcctttttctttcataggcatataattgatagttccacaagcacttctatagtgatctatgcttgttacctacaattaatcatttcgaattacgaatggcttgatccctgtttagggtacgtaggcagtctaacaagacgttagatgcagccatataataaatgagattaaataattgagacaataaccttgtttagtgaattgagcaatgtgagggacattggtgggaattgtgagatttagctttatgatttggtgattaaatgttgatcataaatcaatgcctgaagaatcaagaaattgaagtaaggaaaggtaagtatGATAGTTAATGTAACTAGGGTCTAATTGGCCTTATCACTAATGATTactctcaaaagtaaatagtttgggagtagggtgttattgattgtacatgttacgccgtattatatatattttgggaatatcatgaaatgtttgggtttagattgcatcatggcatattcatatggataTTACCTGGACCTGATTATGGTGAATTCTTTGAAGAGCTCTATGACGCCGCGGACGCCCAGGTAAGcctcaggtgagtacatgttgatgttagtgatgttagtgagtatgattgtgttgagatataatatagctcataaacctgcaccccggtgttagtgctcccgcccgtggctaaggcacagtccttcacgtgatgttcacctcccgcaccttacgctcaccttggatccaaggtaggtgcacagtcctgtcgtacataccactttaggtggttccgactcgtaggtgacccgcgattattcgcacaatcttcacatgatcgtagcacttgagcgtatttatttacacccagtcttgtcgtacagaccactttaggtggttccgactcatgtgcaggtatacttattgagctattggctagccatgattgatgagatatgaataagtcgtacaggtcactataggtgactccgacttatatgctaaccatgattgatgagattgatgagatatgaataagtcgtacaggtcactataggtgactccgacttatatgctaaccatgattgatgagattgatgagatatgaataagtcgtacaggtcactataggtgactccgacttatatgctagccatgattgatgagatatggataagtcgtacatgtcactataggtgactccgacttatatgctagccatgattgatgagatatgaataagtcctacaggtcactataagtgactccgacttgtatgctagccatgattgatgagatatggataagtcgtacatgtcactatagatgactccgacttatatgctagtcatgattgatgagatatggataaattgtacatgtcatattagatgactccgactgatatatcattttgtattgattaagttcatttggcctacttattattgcatggtggagttgatggcaaaccgtggttcttgccatttctgagtatggtttggatatatgtatatatgttgtattgtcttatggaaaacgatacgggttttacatttaggggcattacttttagagaggtaataactttgggaagcttggttttattgcttactcactctctctgtttggtgccctccaggttttaggtgtTGAGTTTGTAttgacaagaatctgtggcgaatcttagtattgatggatatttctgagggtatgattcttacccacgctcctgtaccttacttatgctctgacatcgtgCGTGAAATGGGTTCACTCCCGCTCGCAACGCACTCTGGTATTAAtaatttttaggttcaaattattcacatttttctacactctatcacattttatggcttcgtcaccttccaggtgtcggccagcacagctcgattcagggtccaagtggactttctgggtcggggtgtgtcaattaatatgttattaatcaaatgaataagtatGTTTAAGACCTTGGAttagttttgggcctcaaggccCAATGAACTTTGGATCGTCAAGCCCATTATTTTAAGTTGTATGACGACGAAAATACAAAAGGGCACAAAGGCCCTCTAACTAGAGAAAGCCGCCTATAGAGAGGAGGGAGAgttggttttaatttcaattgtgtCATTCAATGTTAgtggctttatatatataactatAACCCTTTTCCTAATAGGGATTTTCTTTGAAGAAATGAGAGagcacatctctctctttccttcaaGGAGGCTGGCCCTAGGAGAGAAAGAAGACTAGCATGTTCTTCTCCCTTGGTCATTCATCTTGGTTCTCATTCATCCTTTACAAacaccaaaagaaaattaaattcattaaaCTACAAAGAGAAACATTCAAATTCAAATGGAGAAAAGGCGCTATACATTTTTTATATGTTAAActtattatataaaatataaaaaaaggacCACTTATACTTGAAAACAATACATATTGTATTGGAATATATAAAATGCAGAAGAAcgaaatataaattataaagtattagtaCATATTGAAACACGACGAACAAACATATAGTAAATGTTCATCCAATTGCGACCTAGGTGGCGGGCTCCTAAGCACGTCTAGgcgtcattttttaattttcaaacgcttaTCGATTAATCCGAACGGTAACAAACTACCGAGCGCCTAGCTGGATCTAAACAACGTTAAATGAAAACTTTTAGAACAGtaaatgaaattatgaaacacaaaatataactattttttttaacatcgTGGGCTAGCTCGGCCCAGAGTTATTTCATTTGTAATTTCGATTGTTCGTGTGGCATCTGTCACCcacccataaaaaaaaatggtaaaaaaaagagGACGAAAGAGTTTTATTAGTAGTCTGATTCCCTGCCACGtacgaaagaaaaagagatcCGCAGCAGCGGGCATTGgccaaaaaattagacaaactCGTTTTATTATAAAAAGGGGGAAAGCCGCAATAATcactaaaaccctaaaaacaaaatctaaaCCCTAGTTTTTAATCAAACGCTTTTTCTCTGCTAGATTTTCAATTTCACCACCATCGctactctctctcctctctctcctctctctctctctaatctctctcctctctctcctctctctctctctaagtaGTACATTTTCCCGGAATCCAAACAACCCCATTGCGAAATCAGTTCGCCCCCTTCTTGATCCCCCCACAAATGGATTCGCGGGAAGTTCCGCAGCAACAGCCGCCTCAGCAGCCGAACATGATGGTGGGCCCATCTTCATATCCCTCCTCTATGCCCACCGCCAACATAAACCCTAATTCGGGCTCCATGATGGGCGCCCCCAACCCGGGACGCTTCCCTTTCAACGCGGTGgcccagcagcagcagcagcagcagcagcaacagcccACTTCGAAACCGCAGATGGATTCTCTGAGCCCCAGCCCCTACGACGGGTCGTTGAGGCCGTGCGGCAGCGGCGGACCGTTCAACATCGACTCTTCTTCGGCTTCGGCTGCCAAGAAGAAGAGAGGGCGGCCCAGGAAGTACTCGCCTGACGGCAACATTGCCTTGGGATTGACGCCCACGCAGATTCCTTCTTCGGCTTCGGCCGCACCTGGGACCCATGGAGAGTCTAGTGGCACGATGTCTTCGGAGCCCCCAGCCAAGAAAAACCGGGGGAGGCCCCCAGGTTCGGGCAAGAAGCAGTTGGACGCATTGGGTAATTGAGATTCTGAGTTTGAAATTGTTGTAAAGAACGAAAATTGGGTGTGGATTTGTAGTTTACTGATGTACATTGTGCTTATTGGTGTTTGGTTTTGCTGTGTGCAGGAGCTGGCGGAGTTGGATTCACACCTCATGTTATTATGGTGCAAGCCGGTGAGGTATGTGACTTTGTTGATGTGAAGAGCAAATTGTAGTCAGTGAAGAGTGAGTTATATTAGTTCCTTCGgagaaatttgatatttttgggTTGTTTATATCTCTATATATATCGGGGAGatgcatcattcaaatatatgtttacTTATAAATCTAATGTTACTTTAGTACAATAAAGGATGACCTTCAATCTCATTTATAGTTGTGCCTTACTGACAAAAAATCATTAATGGTTGTGTGAAAGGGAAGTGAAGTTCTAGTTCATATAAATGGGGGAAATATTGACTTTGAGTAGTATAATGAAATAGCTGTGTAAATTATATTGACTGTGTTGTTTGATACTAAAGCTGAAGAGAATATATAATGTAGTTTCTAGATTGTGTAAATACTTGTGTTATTCAGTGCTATCTCTTTTAATAACTTGGTTTCTGTCTgcgtttcttttgtttttgttgtttggaAAATCATGTCATTTCTTCAATTTATGTGGTCGTGAtcatgaaaaaataattaattcataaaAGATTATAGAAGACAGGAATCTATATGTAGCACCAAATGTCATTGTGCTTACATGGTAGTATTAGGAAATTAGGCTATAAAGTGAGAAAATCTTTCATCTTTTCTTAATAaggaatgaaaaatatttaagtAGATTGTTGTTAATGGATGTGCCACGTATATCCTGCTTTTTGTTTTAACCAATGAAGATACCACTTAATAGGTTTTTCAGTATGGTTGTTTATGTATGGAATACTTTTATCTTTTGTGAATTTCTTGTGCATGTTGTCATTGGAAATGTCTTAAATATTGACATTTTTGGTACAGTGCTGAAAATACATTTTGTATTGCTGTCATTGGAAAACAATTAagaaacaatattcaaatgttTTGAAGAACAAATTAGAAAAAACAGATTAAAAATAAGTGTTCCAAATTTCTGTTATAAGAACCATCAAACAATATAAGAATTAATTAATCACTTTAGGAAGGAGAACAGTGCAAGGGAAGCAGTGCAACAATACGGTGCGGACAGAGGAAGTAATGAGAGGGTGGGATGTGTAGAGAGATGAGGAGAGAAATCACGATAAGGAGGGATGAGCACTGAAGCAGTTGAGAGGAGACTGATATAGGTAGAGATGTGGTGGAACAACTGGTTCTGTGGTGCTGTAATGGTGGCAGGAAGAAAAGCTAGAGCGTGAGTAAAGGCTGGAAAATTAGCAGGGATATATAATTTGATGAAAATCTGAGGGATTAAGGCTAATTGGGTGGATTAGTGTGGGAGTAGCCCCATTAGTATTAAGTAATTGACATGAGTATGTGACACCGggcattttcaatattttgataAAGCACATTTCAGTTCTTGTGGTTTTATGGGTTTACAGataattactttaattattttaaacttGGTTCACCCTGCTCGACTGGGCTGGGTTGATTGGATGCCACCATGATTTGCAGATCCCTACAAGTGATGGCTCACTAAAAGTGATATGTATGCAAAGTGCAATATCTGTTGTGATTGAGGCTGGAGATATTTTGCATGAGTGATATAACATAAGAAGCATAAGCTATGCCACATTTTGTGCACAGAGCCTTCAAACCTTGGTTTCAAGGAATGAATacgtttttccttttgtttctgTTGTGCCTCCAATGATGTAAATCAGACATAATTGTACCTGATTTTAACAATGGTTTACTGCATGcattatattataattcaaTCTGTAAGTTAATTATCTTAAGACATATGGCTGTCTCTGCATACAAACAGAATCATTATTCTCACCCAATGGTCATggtttttatgtaaatttttaaatttgtttctgTTGGATTTTATAATTACTCGAATCAAACATTTGGGATAACCTGGATTGTTTgggttatttttgttttgatctGCATCATTGGACCATATAAAGgattattcttttatttatgtaaattatATTTGCATCCTTTTTATGctgataatatttttttttttttttttttaatactgcAATGCTTTAATCGGCCACAATGGTCACATACTTCACTTGGCATTTCTTTGTATGCACTGATTTATAGCATTTACGTCTTCAGGACTATGTtatcattttccattttttaattCCGATTCGAGTTTTCAGCATAGTACAATAaagataattaataaatttgccTAGTCATGGTATGCATTCTCATTTGTGTGGCCTTATGGTTTTCAGGATATAGCAGCAAAGGTTATGGCCTTTTCACAGCAGGGTCCGCGCACAGTTTGCGTTCTCTCTGCAAATGGTGCCATCTGCAATGTTACCCTTCGCCAGCCAGCAATGTCTGGTGGTACTGTCACATATGAGGTAACTTTTGATGTTTTTAAAACAGTTATGTTTGAATGGACAATGGagttatatattttgttttatatgtgCTTACTGTGATATTGCAGTATCTAGATATGTGCTTACTGTGATATTGCAGTATCTAGAGAATAAGAAATGAGTTTGAGAGGACTTGAGATAAATACATTTCTTGTAGAATTATGTtgttatcttcctcttcttgaTTTTGCAGATACTTTTCTTGTATCCTATAGAAAAGATGTTATCTGTTTAAAGTATATGTCATcatctaagaaaaaaaaaaggagtcaTTTTGTAGTGTGGACTTGTGGCATCTCAAGCTGATCATCTTCTTTTGTGAGAGTTCATTTTCTGCTATTTTCAGTCTGGAATGCTGTTGTCGCCTTGAAAatgcatcatatttttttttttttcttgtttcctcCAAGAATGCTATGTTTTTATTGTTTGGAGGCTATAGGTTATATCCCCCGTAAGCTTGCTCCGTATATCCTCGTTATACAAAAATTGAGGCCAACAGATATAACATTATCAATTTCTGTTACATCAGTACAATTTGatattggttttgtttttggatgaaAATGGTTTTCATGGAGGACCTTAGTAGGTCCTGTGGTTTTCTAATACTATGATCATGTTAGTCCTTTATGGAATATCCATGTCATTTAGTATCCATCATAAATAAGTTTCCATTTTTGCTTCCTGTCAGAAGTAATTAACATAAGAGTTCCGTTCTCTTGGTCACCCGCCTTTGGATTTGATATCAGGGGTGCATAATAaatggatgtgcttttaaaattataatttcaacCCTATCAAATCCCAGGGTGGGTGACCATGCATTGTGATGAAGAGAAGGTTTCCATTTAACATAAACTTAATTGAGTTAGCAAACTCGTGCCATGAGACGTGAGTTCTTACAAGTTGTTAAGAAAAAATAGTAGAGTTACCTCTTTATCTGTAACTAGGCAGATCAAACCAATGCCTTTTAGACTAGTTATCCAAAGAATGGAGAAAAGTTGAAACAGATTAATGAAATGCAGTACTAACAGTTGAACATAAAGTATTCTAACGATTTGAAGATTTAGCATATGCTGCTGAAGCTCAGCACCTTCAAACCTTCTACAATACTCTTCCAAAATATGAATATAATTGGAGCAGTTTCTCCCATATATGATTTTCCACAAGCACGATAACTCACTTTCACGCCCACTGCACATACACACAGACCGATACACTGGTAAATGTATACCCTTTCCATTGGATTCACAAATTTGTTTGAGCACTCAATGTTACAATGTCATGCTATCCATTTCTGGTGTGATTTGTTCGACAATCTCATTAAAGCCAGctgctttttgtttttaataattggttgtttaattgtttatttattctttcTGCCAAATTTTTATTAGCTCTGTATTTTCTTTGCAGGGTCGATATGAGATTATTTCCCTGTCAGGTTCCTACTTGTTTTCTGAAAATAATGGGAATCGCAGCAGAAGTGGTGGTTTGAGTGTATCCTTAGCAGGGTCTGATGGTCAAGTTTTGGGAGGTGGAGTTGCTGGCATGCTTGTGGCAGCATCACCAGTACAGGTACCATTCTGCTATTATTTGCTCAGCGTATCTGTTATATGAAATTATGACTGTTCACCTTCTGTAGTTGTAAAGGACATTCAGGGCGAGAACCTTTTCAAGTTAAAAAATATAACCCTGTTATTCTAGCtcaatttgaattttaactGCAGGTGATTGTGGGTAGTTTCATTGCCGACGGGAAAAAATCCAACCCCAACTTGGTAAAGTCGGGAACTTCCTCTCCCCCAGCATCACAAATGTTGAACTTTGGTGCGCCAATGACAGCAGCCAGCCCGTCCTCTCAAGGAGGAGGGTCAAGCGAGTCGTCAGACGAGAATGGCAGCAGTCCTCTCAACAACAGCAACAGGGGACCTGTGCTCTACAGTAATGCAAATCAACCGATTCATAATATGCAGATGTATCAATTATGGGGTCAAGCTCAACAATGAAGAAGACGATGATACTTCCTAGCCGGTTGCAAGTAGAGCTACCGCATTTGACTGATTGCGTTCTTATTTCAAATGCCGATTGATATCCTCCATTGTCCGAAGCAACTCCGAGTCTGAGGGGCTTATTTAGTTCTAGATTATTGAGTTTTTCGTGTTATGGTAGTTAACATTTTTATCTtcgtctctctccctctctacaTATGATTGAAACATGGCTATTGCTGATGGCTGAGAATACGCCGCCTGTTCTTTACCTTCTCATGAGTTGAAATTtgcattttaaatattttttttaccttGTATTTATTGGTGTTACGAGTATCAAATTTCATTGGCTCCAAACTTGCGTGAAATCTTATTACAGCTTTTCCGGTCGTCTCGTGTCATGGAATCTGCCCTGCACCCTATTGTATTTTCTTCTGCTTACAGGAAGTCGGGCCTGTTTTTGACTCTCAAAATCACCTGGGCTATGTTTGGGTGAGGAAACTGTTTGCTATCTGTTTagaaatttttatcatttctcaaaacattttttcAACGCCACCGTCAAGCAAAACATATCAAAATCGACGATAGCAGGAGGTGTCGTGTTTAGAGTGCGGGGAGTTGAAGAGGAGAGGAGGGTTGGGTGGGTGGAGTTGAAGAGGGAAGGGTGGATGTGCGGGAAGTCGAAGAGGAGAGAAGGGTTGGGTGggtgcagaggagagaagggagggaaaaGGGAGGGAGGGTCGGGGGTGAGGTAGGAGACGGcccaatatttttatttttattaattttaaattttaaattttttactatACACGTGGATTTATATTGACACGTGGTATTTAGTCATTGTTCATGTGGACGTCAAGTTACCATTTAACGACTGATTTAATAGCAACCTTAACAGATGTACGAAAGTGTCCCAAAATTATGATTTCGGGTAccactctgggatgaaaaaaacttgatgtatcaAATGTTAAAAACAAAGATACTTCAAGGTAGTAATATCCACGGAGGTGCATGGGTCTAATCCAATGACTTATGTTAATCCATACTTCTAGTTTATACATCACACTTAAATTCTAATAATGCTCACGAACATATGATTAATTTGATATAAAAACCAATAACCAAAAATAGCGACGTTAATGTTGGGAATAAAATCTCagaatgaagaaagttgagattttatcataaaatcaattaataataTGAGAAGTATGCTCAACTCCTTATAAAACCATACGAAACTCTTTTTCCCATCAATGTTTTTTATTCTCATCACGCTCCCTCACGTGTAGTCATTTTCAAGTCAAAAACGTGGTCAACACAAACAAGGTGACTTGGATCATAATTTTATATGTGGGACAGCCTGCTCtgatactatgaagaaagttAGGGTTTCACTAttaaatcaattgacaatataaagaGTAGTCCAACTTACTTAGAAGTCCATACAAGATTTATTTTCTCGTCAATGTGATATTCATTTTCAACATTGAATAAGTGTGGCCTTATAACATGGTTcctaatttgaaaaattattaacaCTGCTTACACGCGCAATGTGGAAACCAAATGTACACATTATTGTTAGCGACAAGGCATTTATCGCCCAAACCTTCTAAAACCGCGTCATAAAGCCATTAGGTTCGCTAAAGTTTACCTAACAAGACAACTAAGGCAACACGCGGGCAAAAAAAGTCTCAAGAAGGAAGGCAATTGGAAAGCATAATATGCCTCATAAGTCCAATGTTAGTTTTATATATTAGACTTGTATGCTACTTAAATACCTCATGATCCAAGCATGACTCAAAATAATGATTATGACTGATTTATTTTCCAAATGTTATGTATACTCTCTGTACGTGATCTAATCGTTGAAATACGATTTTAGAAATTTTTAGTCATACAACGCTTTAGTTGGCCTATTGTATTTTGAAGGGGACACATCAACATAAATGGTTATAAAGTGTAATGCTACATGTACAAAGTACCTTATTATAAACTACATCACTAGTAAAAACAAGaccaaaaaaagaggaaaaagaaatatgataatCACTATTACGTTCAAACAGttcatttttaaaagaaatcaaTACGCATGTCGTTGCCTTATTGACTTCGATATTTCGTTAGTATGATTGATACTATCAATATATCCTATTGTTGCATTAAACTTAAGTTACATGACAAATAATTAACGA from Pyrus communis chromosome 4, drPyrComm1.1, whole genome shotgun sequence harbors:
- the LOC137731100 gene encoding AT-hook motif nuclear-localized protein 13-like, encoding MDSREVPQQQPPQQPNMMVGPSSYPSSMPTANINPNSGSMMGAPNPGRFPFNAVAQQQQQQQQQQPTSKPQMDSLSPSPYDGSLRPCGSGGPFNIDSSSASAAKKKRGRPRKYSPDGNIALGLTPTQIPSSASAAPGTHGESSGTMSSEPPAKKNRGRPPGSGKKQLDALGAGGVGFTPHVIMVQAGEDIAAKVMAFSQQGPRTVCVLSANGAICNVTLRQPAMSGGTVTYEGRYEIISLSGSYLFSENNGNRSRSGGLSVSLAGSDGQVLGGGVAGMLVAASPVQVIVGSFIADGKKSNPNLVKSGTSSPPASQMLNFGAPMTAASPSSQGGGSSESSDENGSSPLNNSNRGPVLYSNANQPIHNMQMYQLWGQAQQ